One Strix uralensis isolate ZFMK-TIS-50842 chromosome 9, bStrUra1, whole genome shotgun sequence DNA segment encodes these proteins:
- the GNB4 gene encoding guanine nucleotide-binding protein subunit beta-4 has protein sequence MSELEQLRQEAEQLRNQIRDARKACSDTTLAQITTSLDSVGRIQMRTRRTLRGHLAKIYAMHWGSDSRLLVSASQDGKLIIWDSYTTNKMHAIPLRSSWVMTCAYAPSGNYVACGGLDNICSIYNLKTREGNVRVSRELPGHTGYLSCCRFLDDNQIVTSSGDTTCALWDIETGQQTTTFTGHTGDVMSLSLSPDMRTFVSGACDASSKLWDIRDGMCRQSFTGHVSDINAVCFFPNGHAFATGSDDATCRLFDLRADQELMMYSHDNIICGITSVAFSKSGRLLLAGYDDFNCNVWDTLKGERAGVLAGHDNRVSCLGVTDDGMAVATGSWDSFLRIWN, from the exons atcacAACAAGTCTGGACTCAGTGGGTCGAATTCAGATGCGAACAAGGCGTACGCTTAGAGGTCACTTAGCCAAAATCTATGCTATGCACTGGGGATCTGACTCCAG gCTACTAGTCAGTGCTTCTCAAGatggaaaattaattatttgggATAGTTATACAACAAATAAG ATGCACGCCATTCCTTTGAGATCCTCCTGGGTGATGACTTGCGCATACGCACCGTCTGGAAACTACGTTGCCTGTGGTGGATTGGACAACATCTGTTCCATATACAACTTAAAAACCAGAGAGGGCAATGTGAGAGTGAGCCGAGAGTTGCCAGGGCACACAG gaTACTTGTCCTGTTGTCGCTTTCTAGATGACAACCAAATCGTCACTAGCTCAGGAGACACCACTTG CGCTTTGTGGGATATTGAAACTGGTCAGCAGACCACCACATTCACTGGGCATACTGGCGATGTGATGAGTCTCTCTCTAAGTCCAGATATGAGGACTTTTGTTTCGGGTGCCTGTGATGCCTCCTCAAAGCTTTGGGATATTCGAGATGGAATGTGCAGGCAGTCGTTCACAGGGCATGTGTCAGATATTAATGCAGTTTGT TTTTTCCCTAATGGACATGCATTTGCCACTGGATCTGATGATGCCACTTGCCGACTCTTTGACCTACGTGCAGATCAGGAATTAATGATGTATTCGCACGACAATATCATCTGCGGGATCACTTCTGTAGCCTTCTCAAAAAGCGGTCGCCTCTTGCTAGCAGGTTATGATGACTTCAACTGCAACGTGTGGGATACTCTGAAAGGGGAGAGAGCGG GTGTCCTTGCTGGCCATGACAACCGTGTCAGCTGTTTAGGCGTTACTGATGACGGCATGGCTGTAGCTACAGGGTCTTGGGACAGTTTTCTCAGAATCTGGAATTAA